Genomic segment of Deinococcus gobiensis I-0:
CTACGTGCAACGCCGGCAGTTGCCCGACAGCGTGCGCCTGACCCTGCTGAGCCCCGGCGAGGTGGGCGGCGGCGACGGCCTGTTCGTAACGGCCGACGCGCCACACCCCGCCGCGGCCATGCTGTTCATCGACTTCGCCCTGAGCGCCGATATCCAGACCTGGAAGCTGGAAAACATGGCTTCCCGCTCGGTACGCCTGGGCATCGGATCGGACAAGATTACCGGCAAGAATGCTCAGAACCTGCTGCCCGGCAACCTCTACCCCAAATTCTCGCTGTCCTGGCCCGCCGACGCGATGCAGGTCGCCTTCCGTGACGCTTACGCCGCCCAGGTGCTGGGCGGGCGGTGAGTGCTGCAGGTGGAACTGGCCCCTCCCCTTTGGTCTGGAGAACAGCCATGACGGAACCCCAACTCGAGCTGCGCGCCCTGAGCAAACACTACGGTGGCGTGACGGCCCTCCATGACACGGACCTCTGTGTCCAGCGTGGTGAATTCGTGACGGTGCTGGGACCCTCCGGATGCGGCAAGAGCACGCTCCTCCGGATGCTGATGGGAATTTCCCAGCCCAGCAGCGGCGAAATCCATCTGGCCGGGGCGCGTATCGATGGCCTGCCCCCGGAAAGACGCGATATCGCGATGGTGTTCCAGAGCTACGCCCTGTTTCCACACATGAATGTCCGTGCGAACCTCGCCTTCGGCCTGAAGATGAGGGGCGTGCCGAAGGCCGAGCAGGACCGCCGCATCGGGCACGCCATACGGATCAGCAATCTGGAACCCTACGTGAACCGGATGCCGCGCGACCTCTCAGGAGGCCAGCAGCAGCGGGTGGCCCTGGCACGTGCCGTCGTGATGCAACCCGCCCTGATGCTCTATGACGAACCCCTGAGCAACCTTGACGCCAAACTGCGTGAGAGCCTGCGCGAGGACCTGCTGGAGTTGCACCGCCAGACCGGGGCCACCAGCCTCTATGTCACCCACGACCAGACCGAGGCGATGGCAATGAGCGACCGGGTCGTGGTCATGAACTTCGGTCAGGTGGTGGAGGTCGGCACACCCGAGGCGCTCTACCATCGGCCGCGCCGCCGCTTCACGGCCACGTTCCTGGGACAGACCAACTTACTGGACGTCGAGGCCAGTGGCGAAAGCGCACAACTGCCCTGGGGCGGGGTCGTCCAGACCGGCCGCCCTGCGCGCGGCAGGGTGACACTCTCAGCCCGCCCAGAGGAGATTGCGCTGTGCCGCGACCCCCAGGGCGAAGGGACGGTACAACAGGTCTTGTTCCAGGGACCAAGCGTCCTGTACGCCGTTCAGGTGGGGGGGCTGATCCTCCACGTCAGCGAGGCAGGGACCGGGCAGGTCCATGCTCGCGGCGAGCGGGTGCGGCTGTCGTTCCCACGCCCGCCACACGTTCTGGACGAGGATACGGCCGCCGCGCCGGTCGCGGAGACCGCACTCCCTACGCTGGAGGTATCCGCATGATCTGGCGCCGCTCGCCTACTTCGGATTGGACCCTGCCCCTGCTGCTGCTGCCGGGGGTCGGGGTGCTGGGGGTATTGTTCGGGCTGCCCCTCGTCTGGGCCCTGTTGGGCAGCTTCGGGCTCCAGGACGGCGGTCACTTCACGGCGGCGAACTATGCCAGCCTCTTCACCGACCCATTGTCGCGCGCGGCCTTTTTCCGCTCGGTGTATTACGGCGCGGTCCCCGTGGTCCTCACGTTGTTGATCAGTGTGCCGCTCGCAGCCCTGATCCAGAAGCGCTTCCTGGGTCAGAAACTTTTCAGCGGCCTCTATAAGATTCCGCTGGCCGTACCGTCCATCGTGGTGGCCTTCATGGCCCTGACCCTGCTGGAGCGCGGCGGCTTCATCGACCGCTTGCTGGCCCCCCTGGGCCTGAACCTGCCGCGCCTGGTGCGTGATCCAGCGGGAATCGGCGTTATCCTGTCGGCGGTCTGGAAAAACGTGCCATTCATGACCCTGATCATCACCGGGGCCTTCGCCGCCATTCCGGAGGAGATCACGAATGCGGCCCGCAGCCTGGGGGCCAGCCGCCTGAAGACGTTTTTCCGGGTGCAGATCCCGCTGGCGATGCCGGGCATCACGGCGGCCCTGTTGTTGGACTTCATTCTGTCCTTGGGTTCCTTCGCCCTGCCCAACCTGTTGGGTCCGGCTTACCCGCCTGCCCTGACGGTGCTGATGTATGACGCCTTCCAGCGGGGCGAGTGGGCCAGAGTCTACGCGATAGGCATGATCCTGACCGCCTTTGCCATGTTGGTCCTGGGCCTGTATTACGCGCTGCTGGGCCGGCGCGCTGGGGGGGGCCGGTGACCGCGCGCCCCGGGCCCGCCGCCCAGGTCCGTCGCCGCGTCTTTCAGGCCGAGGACCGCGTCTGGGTGTCGGCCGGTCTGTATGTGGCCTTGGTTCTCACACTGGGCCTGCCTCTGCTGATCATGGCGCTGTGGTCCTTCTCGGATGGATGGTTTCCGCCGGGTCTGTTGCCACAGGGTTACACCCTGAGTCACTGGCAGGAGTTGCTGGGCGACGCTTCACTGGTCGCCGCCACCTTCCGTAGCCTCGGAATCGCCGTGACCGTGACCGTGCTGGCTGGAATAATCGCCCTACCGACTGCCTGGGCGATGGCCCGCTTTCCCTTCCGCCTCAAGCGCGCGCTGGAACTGTTCATTCTCGCGCCGCTGATTGTCCCCGGTGTGGTGATGGCGACCGGGCTGGGGCGGCTGTTTTTCGGGTTGCACCTGAACTACACCGTTGCCGGGGTCATTCTGGTGCAGCTCGTGGGGGTCCTCCCCCTGATGATCCGTCTGCTCACCGCCAGTCTGGAAGGCATTCCCGACGAGTTGCTGCACGCCGCGCGCTCACTGGGGGCCGGCCCGGTACAAGTAGCCCTACGGGTGGTCGTACCGCTGGCCGCACCAGGCTTCATGGCGGGCGGGCTGCTGTCCTTCGTGAGCAGTTTCGAGGAATTCGACAAGACCTTCATCGTCGGTGCCCCGCTGATCGAAACCCTACCGACCAAGCTGTTCTTCTATCTCAACGGTGCGGGGGTCACCTTTCCTACCGCCGCCGCCGTGTGCCTGCTGCTGCTGCTGCCTGTTCTGGTGGTCTTTCTGATCGCCGGGCGAATCATGAAGGACGACGTGATGGCGTCCGGCATGGGCAAGCTCTGACTCTCCCCTACTTTCTTAGCGAGGTTCCATGATGACCGTCCAGACCTGTCACCCGACACCCTTTCCACCCTATGTGGGGAAGCGCTTCCTGTCCGACGGCAGCGTGCAGACCTGCGAGGGCAATACAGTGATCTGCCACCTGCCTGAACATTCGGTACTGTACCGGGCGCTGCTGGACCTGCGCGCGGAGATTCAGGCGCAGCCCTACGCATACAAATATGCTTTTCTGCCCCCGCAGAGTTACCACATGACTGTCTTCAATGGTGTGCTCGACAGTGTCCGCGACCCGCAGCAGTGGCCCGCCGACCTCCCCCTGGACGCTTCCCTCCAGGCTTGCACCGCCTTGTTCGCCGAGAAGCTACGCAACTTCACACTGCCCGATCTGCCGCCCTACCGTCTGCGTCCAGCCAGCTTCGGGCGTCACCTGGGCGACGGTCTGGTGTTAAATATTGCGCCGCTGGATGATATCGAGAACGCCCGCCTGCGTGGCCTGCGTGACCGCCTCTCCGAGCACTTACAGATGCGCTTCGCCGGGCATGAACAGTACCCTTTCCATATCACTATCGCCTACCTCGTGCAGTGGCTGACCCCGGAGGAGGAGGCGCATTCCTTCGCCCTGCAAGATGCTTTCTTGGGCCGCTGGCAGGCTGCGCAGCTGAGCGTCTCCTTGGGTCGCCCCGAATTCTGCGTTTTTCAGGACATGTGCTTTTTCGACCGTCAGTTCTATCTACGCAGTATGGACCACGACTGAATCGGATGTGAGGGCGGTGCGGGGTTGGCTTCCCATCGCCCTCGCGCCCAGCGGCTTCCTGCTGGCGGCCCCCACTATAGGTCGAGCGATACGCCGGCTGAACTGGCTGAGGTGTTCAGCGCCACGACCATGCGGTTCGTGCCGCTGTCCAGGAGAAGGCGGAGACGTTCTGACTGCCAAGGGCACAGCTGTGTAGGACACCACTGAAGCGACGACGCTCTGCACGCCAAGGCGGCGCAGCCGGTCCAGATCGAGGTCGATGTACTCGGTGGCGCCGACCGGGAGTGGGGCGCTGCGCAGGTCCCCGGAATGCACCATGCCGTCTGAACGCAGATTGTGGAAGGAACAGGTGGCGACGTGCTGCCCGGCGGCGTTATACGCCAGGGCCGACAGGTCGAGGTCGATGGCCCCAGTTCCCTCTCGCTGCGCCCAGTGCAGGAACAGCCGGGCGTGGGTCGCCTGCGCTGTGCCCGTGGGGGTCAGGCGCAGGCGACTGCCGGCGGCCAAACCTTCGTTGCCCCCGGAGGCTGCCCGTACCGAAGCACTCAGGCGGAGTCCAAGCACATCCGGGGAGACTGCCAGGCGTATGAGGGAAGGCAGGCCAACAGCCCGACGCACGAGGTCGGCGAAGAGGACCTCCTGAATCTGCGTGATCAGGGGCCGCGCGATCAGTGGTCGGGTGTCTCCCAGCGTCCGGGTGCTGGCGTTGCCCTTCGCGCGCATGGCCCGGTGGGGATCGGCCTCATCACGGCGCTCGAAGTGGACGTGTAAGCCCGTAAGCATGGCCGGCGTGAGGTGTGGGGCGGCACTGCGCAGGGCGGCCACCGTCAAGGGCGCCGTCTTGGCGATCCCAGTTCCAGAGGAACGCAGACCTTCTTCCCGCACCAGACGGTCAGCCAGGCGCCCAAGCAGACCAGGACGGCTCTGGAGGAGATTCAGGGCTTGGGCGAGGTCATCACTCGCAAGCGCGGTTTCAACCTGGCCCATCAGCGTACGCATCCGCGAGTTGTCGCCGAGCAGGGTGCGGGCTGCGTTGCCGGTCACTGGCGTCATAGGCAGTGCTGGCTGCACCTGGCCGCCGCCAGCGAGCAGGTGGGCGAGGGCTGCCGCGCGGGGGTAGCGCGCTGATTCGTGGAAGTGCAAGGCAGCGAAGAGGCGCTTGAAGGCCTCAGCGTACTTGTACACGCCTTCCCAGGCGAGCGTGGAGGGCCCCTCCGGGTCCGTGAGCAGGCGCTCAAGGGCCTGGGAGACGACACGCCGCAGCGGCCGGGACAACGCGGGCAGGCGCAGGTGGGGGGCACGTTGCATCTGTGCGGAGTTGCCTGTGGCGATTTCGGGCGAGCGGAAGGGCCGCCCGAGGGTACCGTCGCCTCCACCCATGACGTCGAGAAAGCGCAGGAGGTCAGCCGGGAGCAGGCCGAGGTCGTTCTGAAGCTGAGCGATGAGGCCAGTGTCCTGGGAATCCAGGCGCAACAGGGTCCCCAGGACCAGGGCGCGCACCTCACGCTGCGGCATGCCGGTTCCAGTCGCTTCCCTGAGGATCTCGCTGCCGCTCCTCGTCTGGCTCAGTAACGCGATGAGGCCGACGAGGTCGGTGCGTTCGTCGTCGGAGAGCGGTGTGCTCAGGCCCGCAAGGTCCCGGAGCGCGGCGAGCAGAGGGGTATCCGTCTCCCCGAGCAGGGTCACGCGCCGACCCGGCAGGGCGCGGTCGGCTCGGCGGTGGCGGTCCCGCTTGGACAGGGCCAGGAGGTCGTTCGGCTCACCAACGCGGAAGTGGCAGATCTCGCAGCTGCCCTGCACGGCGGTGCCGAGCCGTCCTACGGCGCAGCCCGTGGAGACCGGCGCGTCACCAGTGCCCCAGGTGCCGGGCCGGCCGGCATTGACCTCGTGGCGCAGGGCGCAGTGCTCGGTATCTTCAGTGCCGAGACCAGCAAACGCCGCGAGGCGGCGGAGGTAGTGCTCAGGTGTGCCAATGACCTGCGTCGCCGCAAAGGCGGCAAGCTGCGGGAGGCTCGGTTGTGCACCTAGGTTGCGTTCCAGGGCCTGTAGGCCGTGTTCGTGCACGAAGGCGAGTTGTGTGGGGGTCGCAGCCTGCAAGGCGCCCAGAAGCTCAGCGCTGGGGAGTGCCCCGGCGCGCAGGAGGTCGGAGGACAGGGCTTCAGCGGTGGAGTGACCGGGCGGCAGGAGGCGGCGGCTGTGCTGTCCCAGTTCCACAGCCCCGGCGCGGCGCAGCAGAAGTTCGGCGCGGCTCAGCCCCTGAGGGGTCAGCTCGGCCAGGGCGGCGTGACCGGTGGTCGCGGCGCGGCGGAGCGCCTTGGGCTGAGGGTGCTGGGACATGAGGTTCCTCCAGAGATGGCGTGAAAACAGCCTACCGGGAAGGGCAGGCTGCGGGGAGGTCAGGGCGGAAAGCGGGCGCGCGAAGTCCATTCGGAGTTAAGGAAGGAAGCGCGCTCAGGAGGCCGCTCTGAGACGGTCGTCACGGCGGAAAGCGGACAGGCAGGGCTTTTTCAAAGGGAAGAAGGAGGCCTGTCCAGGGGCCGCCATGTCCTGGGATGAACTGTAACAGGCCTGCGCCCAGGGCAGCTATAGGCCAGATGACGCAAGCTGGCAGAAGGAGAGGCCGGCGGGGCTGTGTAGCACAGGTCTATCTGAAAGTGACGCCCAAGCCAACCTTGTCGCAGGTGCCCAGCCAGCACGCTCGGCCAATCTGGTCACCTAATCTACCTACTGCCCTGTAGCGCTTGGCTGGCTTGCGTGCAGGCTCTGGGATCCGTTGAGGTTGAGCTCCTGATCTTCTCCCAATCCCTCGATGGCCCCGAAGTGCAGGGATAGGTCATAGGGTAGATCCCATGTGCCTGTACATCCCAGACGTCGTCACCCTCTGGGTCTTTCAGACAGATCCTGCCCAGGATGTGGCCTCCCTCTTCGAGTTGTCATACACCGACGAGGGCGAAGGGCAGCTCTCGCGCTTTGCGGTGGCTTACCGACTTCGCTGGTATGACACAGAGTTCGCCTTCTGGGAACAGGGAGCTCCAGCCCGCGAACTCCTGATGTCCGTGGCTGAGTCGTATCGGACGCTGGACGAACAGGCGGGGAACCGCTTGCCCGAGGGGGAGTGAAATGGCCTGTATCTGATCACTGGCCAGGCGGGAGAGGACTGGCGGGTGCCGGAGCAGCGTCCACCAATGCCTCACGGGACTGTCGAGATCGATTCTGTCCGTTTCAAGCTGGTGGACAGCTTCCATGTATTGGTTCGTCCCTGAGCCGCAGCCTAAGCTGATGGTTAGCCTAGGTTGCTTGAGTACCCGGCCCTTACACTCCTGGGAGAGGCGGGAATGATCATCGACCTTTTCTCTCAAGCGAACTTTTTTGACCGGCAAACCTGGGGCTGGTCACTCAAAGACAAAATCGTTCTGCTGAAACGGTGGGGTGAGGTGCTGGAGATCCGGTCGGAGGCAGGTGTCGGGTACGTGTTTACGTCCAGCGTCGGCATCGTGACCAGGTTCGGGGTATCGGAGGGCCGTTTCGTGTTTCTCGGCGACCAGACGACCATCTCTCCTCCACAGGATTAAGAGATTGGCGTGGCTCAGTCAGAGCTGAGGAAGCAGTGCCTTTACGCCTTTGGAGGGATGCCCCTGCAGCCCTGCTTCGGTAAGGTGCGCTATGGCAAGCCCATTGCTGCTGGCCTCCCTAATGGCCTTTGCCCCCGCTGGCGCGCCCTTTCCCTGGTCCGGGGGCTACCCGGACCCCGGGACCACCTTCGCCCAACCCCTCCAGTTCGTCCCCTTCACCAACCAGCCGGCGCCGCCCCCACAAGGCTGGTCCCGTGCCCCCCTCACCCTGACCGCCCACCCCATCTGGTCCGCCCAACCCCTTGCCGACCTCCAGGCCCAACTCACGCCCGGCCCCACCTGGCTGCAGGACAAGAGCTGGCGCGCTCCCCTCGCCCTCCGGCTGAATACGCCCACGTCGGCGGTCGTGCAGCTCGTCCGGGAAGGGAAGAATCTGGGGAATCCCCTGGCCATCAATCCCGCTGTACAGGTGCCGGCGACCTTTGGGCCAGGACAGACGTTCCTCCGGCTGGACAACACCACCGAGTACCGTCGTCAGGGTCAGTCCCTCCCTCCCTCGCAACTCGCCGGCCGGGTGCTCACGCTGGTCCGGACCGCTGGAGAGAAAGCCACCTTCTCCGTGCCGGGCTTGGGGGAAGTGGAACGCCTCGGGCGCGCTGGCGACGGCTTCCCGGATCTGGCCCCACTGGTCGCTGATCCCGCCCTGGCAGCCCTGAAGCGGACCTATGAAGGCAAGGAGGTCTGGGGCTACGGGGGGCTGGGAAGTCAGTGTGACGTCTCCAAAGACGCCTCGATGGGCGTGAACGTACCGCTGTGTCAGGGGGTCCGGGTGCTCCAGGTCGCCCGGTTGGGCAAGCCCCTGTTCCTGAATGCGCAGGGCAGCTTCGGGGACGACGTGGGGCGGGGTGCGGACGCCATAGCCCTGACGCCCCTGGTGTTCCTGCTCGACTCCACTCCCTTCCAGTCGAATGGGTCCTTCTCGTCGTCGGCCCCGTTCGAAGAGGAGGACACCTCCTGGTTGGAGCAGGCGACGGACCCAGGCAACTGTGGCGTGGCCGTGCCGATCTACCTCCCCGACACCTGGACGGTGCAGCGGGTGTTCAGCCTGACCCCACCGAGTGACCAAGTGCCCCAGGACAGGCCCGAAGATCCGCACGGATTGACCCGCTGGCAGTACGCCTGGCTGGCGGGCTTCCCCAGCAGCATGTTCGGCACCGTGAGCGAGTTGCTGAAAACACCTGAGTGGAAGTACCGGAACATCCCCTTCCCGGCAACGGTGAGCTTCGACGCGCAGGGGCGGGTACAGGAAGTCCGGGTGCCTCGCCTGCCCTGAGGCGTGGGAAATCAGATCGTGACCGCTCGATTGTACGACTCGAGCTGAATACCAGAGGCCACTTCAAGCTCCCAGATGGCCC
This window contains:
- a CDS encoding ABC transporter ATP-binding protein, with amino-acid sequence MTEPQLELRALSKHYGGVTALHDTDLCVQRGEFVTVLGPSGCGKSTLLRMLMGISQPSSGEIHLAGARIDGLPPERRDIAMVFQSYALFPHMNVRANLAFGLKMRGVPKAEQDRRIGHAIRISNLEPYVNRMPRDLSGGQQQRVALARAVVMQPALMLYDEPLSNLDAKLRESLREDLLELHRQTGATSLYVTHDQTEAMAMSDRVVVMNFGQVVEVGTPEALYHRPRRRFTATFLGQTNLLDVEASGESAQLPWGGVVQTGRPARGRVTLSARPEEIALCRDPQGEGTVQQVLFQGPSVLYAVQVGGLILHVSEAGTGQVHARGERVRLSFPRPPHVLDEDTAAAPVAETALPTLEVSA
- a CDS encoding ABC transporter permease — its product is MIWRRSPTSDWTLPLLLLPGVGVLGVLFGLPLVWALLGSFGLQDGGHFTAANYASLFTDPLSRAAFFRSVYYGAVPVVLTLLISVPLAALIQKRFLGQKLFSGLYKIPLAVPSIVVAFMALTLLERGGFIDRLLAPLGLNLPRLVRDPAGIGVILSAVWKNVPFMTLIITGAFAAIPEEITNAARSLGASRLKTFFRVQIPLAMPGITAALLLDFILSLGSFALPNLLGPAYPPALTVLMYDAFQRGEWARVYAIGMILTAFAMLVLGLYYALLGRRAGGGR
- a CDS encoding ABC transporter permease, with the protein product MTARPGPAAQVRRRVFQAEDRVWVSAGLYVALVLTLGLPLLIMALWSFSDGWFPPGLLPQGYTLSHWQELLGDASLVAATFRSLGIAVTVTVLAGIIALPTAWAMARFPFRLKRALELFILAPLIVPGVVMATGLGRLFFGLHLNYTVAGVILVQLVGVLPLMIRLLTASLEGIPDELLHAARSLGAGPVQVALRVVVPLAAPGFMAGGLLSFVSSFEEFDKTFIVGAPLIETLPTKLFFYLNGAGVTFPTAAAVCLLLLLPVLVVFLIAGRIMKDDVMASGMGKL
- a CDS encoding DUF1868 domain-containing protein, with product MMTVQTCHPTPFPPYVGKRFLSDGSVQTCEGNTVICHLPEHSVLYRALLDLRAEIQAQPYAYKYAFLPPQSYHMTVFNGVLDSVRDPQQWPADLPLDASLQACTALFAEKLRNFTLPDLPPYRLRPASFGRHLGDGLVLNIAPLDDIENARLRGLRDRLSEHLQMRFAGHEQYPFHITIAYLVQWLTPEEEAHSFALQDAFLGRWQAAQLSVSLGRPEFCVFQDMCFFDRQFYLRSMDHD
- a CDS encoding putative Cytosolic Protein gives rise to the protein MSQHPQPKALRRAATTGHAALAELTPQGLSRAELLLRRAGAVELGQHSRRLLPPGHSTAEALSSDLLRAGALPSAELLGALQAATPTQLAFVHEHGLQALERNLGAQPSLPQLAAFAATQVIGTPEHYLRRLAAFAGLGTEDTEHCALRHEVNAGRPGTWGTGDAPVSTGCAVGRLGTAVQGSCEICHFRVGEPNDLLALSKRDRHRRADRALPGRRVTLLGETDTPLLAALRDLAGLSTPLSDDERTDLVGLIALLSQTRSGSEILREATGTGMPQREVRALVLGTLLRLDSQDTGLIAQLQNDLGLLPADLLRFLDVMGGGDGTLGRPFRSPEIATGNSAQMQRAPHLRLPALSRPLRRVVSQALERLLTDPEGPSTLAWEGVYKYAEAFKRLFAALHFHESARYPRAAALAHLLAGGGQVQPALPMTPVTGNAARTLLGDNSRMRTLMGQVETALASDDLAQALNLLQSRPGLLGRLADRLVREEGLRSSGTGIAKTAPLTVAALRSAAPHLTPAMLTGLHVHFERRDEADPHRAMRAKGNASTRTLGDTRPLIARPLITQIQEVLFADLVRRAVGLPSLIRLAVSPDVLGLRLSASVRAASGGNEGLAAGSRLRLTPTGTAQATHARLFLHWAQREGTGAIDLDLSALAYNAAGQHVATCSFHNLRSDGMVHSGDLRSAPLPVGATEYIDLDLDRLRRLGVQSVVASVVSYTAVPLAVRTSPPSPGQRHEPHGRGAEHLSQFSRRIARPIVGAASRKPLGARAMGSQPRTALTSDSVVVHTA
- a CDS encoding immunity 22 family protein — its product is MCLYIPDVVTLWVFQTDPAQDVASLFELSYTDEGEGQLSRFAVAYRLRWYDTEFAFWEQGAPARELLMSVAESYRTLDEQAGNRLPEGE